In the Leptospira limi genome, one interval contains:
- a CDS encoding rhomboid family intramembrane serine protease, which produces MRSFIWEFPLTASFALFLFLLYPIVSIFMPNLVTEYFIATPGEFEPLNWILSTFFHGSGAHLLSNLFFLLLLGRVVEKRVGKKRWLLFYFMAGLLSVLGDGVVRGFILGDKTPIVGASGSISGLASAATLLSPFRFPISKTKSIPFPVFLFGWMMVYSDVTNVFARDNVAHWAHLGGFFSVFVTSYLLGEKERQEIRQGFLLNFTFFTLTIILLFFINNR; this is translated from the coding sequence ATGCGATCATTCATTTGGGAATTTCCATTAACCGCTAGTTTTGCCTTATTTTTATTCTTATTGTATCCGATTGTTTCCATTTTTATGCCAAACTTGGTAACGGAATATTTTATTGCAACCCCCGGTGAATTCGAGCCACTCAATTGGATATTATCCACTTTTTTCCACGGATCTGGAGCCCATCTTTTATCCAATTTATTTTTCCTATTATTACTTGGTAGGGTTGTTGAGAAACGAGTTGGTAAAAAAAGATGGTTATTGTTTTATTTTATGGCTGGATTACTTTCAGTGTTAGGTGATGGAGTTGTGCGAGGGTTTATTTTAGGAGATAAAACACCTATAGTTGGTGCGAGTGGATCTATTTCAGGTCTCGCTTCCGCGGCTACTTTGTTATCACCATTTCGATTTCCAATTTCCAAAACCAAATCGATTCCATTTCCAGTATTTTTGTTTGGTTGGATGATGGTTTACTCAGATGTGACCAATGTTTTTGCGAGAGATAATGTGGCTCATTGGGCACACTTAGGTGGTTTTTTCTCAGTATTTGTGACAAGTTATTTATTAGGGGAAAAAGAAAGGCAAGAAATCAGACAAGGCTTTCTTCTCAACTTTACCTTTTTTACATTGACTATCATTCTTCTATTTTTTATCAACAATAGGTAA